In Ignavibacteria bacterium, a single genomic region encodes these proteins:
- a CDS encoding T9SS type A sorting domain-containing protein yields MKKTLATAFLLMSLFLSVSHSATYRIMVGAGGDMVFSPQNITTVMVGDTIRWVWETGFHNTTSTTIPGDATSWTSLITSTDTVFSYVIQVPGIYNYECTFHPGMVGSFTAAMTGIEQTGVTANSFKLSQNYPNPFNPVTRISFSIPQNNVAVLIVYDVTGKEVAELLNENLNAGVYNVTFDASKFASGAYFYKLTSGNFTDIKKMMLIR; encoded by the coding sequence ATGAAAAAAACATTAGCTACAGCTTTTTTACTGATGAGTCTTTTCTTGTCAGTTAGTCATTCTGCCACTTATAGGATAATGGTAGGTGCGGGAGGAGATATGGTGTTTTCTCCTCAGAACATTACTACAGTGATGGTCGGTGATACTATTAGATGGGTTTGGGAAACTGGTTTCCACAACACTACATCTACAACCATACCGGGAGATGCAACTTCATGGACATCACTTATCACAAGTACAGATACAGTATTCAGTTACGTCATTCAAGTTCCCGGAATTTACAACTATGAATGCACATTTCATCCGGGAATGGTAGGCTCTTTTACTGCTGCTATGACTGGAATTGAACAAACAGGTGTCACGGCAAATTCATTCAAGCTCTCTCAAAATTACCCAAATCCGTTCAATCCTGTAACTCGGATTAGTTTTTCAATACCCCAAAATAATGTTGCCGTTCTCATAGTGTACGATGTTACAGGTAAAGAGGTCGCAGAATTATTAAATGAGAACCTGAATGCAGGAGTTTATAACGTTACATTCGATGCTTCTAAATTCGCTTCGGGTGCTTATTTCTACAAACTTACCTCGGGAAATTTTACAGATATTAAAAAAATGATGTTAATAAGATAA
- a CDS encoding DUF2007 domain-containing protein: MEIKKSNGKINICSECGAEVSIDDLICPFCKADLTEILETFGEVELVKSYQSDFEAQTAKAQLDEAGIKCFLSSDNEGGMIPALSLSIGIKLMVNKDDVDKAKEILKAMNMF; encoded by the coding sequence ATGGAAATAAAAAAATCAAATGGAAAAATAAACATCTGCTCAGAATGCGGTGCGGAAGTTTCAATTGACGATTTAATTTGTCCTTTCTGTAAAGCTGATTTAACTGAAATTCTTGAAACGTTTGGTGAAGTTGAACTCGTCAAATCCTATCAAAGTGATTTTGAAGCTCAAACTGCAAAAGCACAACTCGATGAGGCAGGTATTAAATGCTTTTTATCAAGTGATAATGAAGGTGGTATGATTCCTGCACTGTCTTTATCTATAGGTATCAAACTTATGGTTAATAAAGATGACGTCGATAAAGCTAAAGAGATTCTAAAGGCAATGAATATGTTTTAG
- the bcp gene encoding thioredoxin-dependent thiol peroxidase translates to MLKIGDKAPDFSLLSDSGKKFSLKNLKGHKIILYFYPKDNTSGCTKEACDFRDSIKTFENKETVILGISKDSIESHKSFKSKYNLPFALLSDEEGQMVNAYGVWKEKNMYGKKYMGIERTTFLIDEKGKIKEIWNKVKIPGHVQDIISKL, encoded by the coding sequence ATGTTAAAAATTGGCGATAAAGCACCCGACTTCAGCCTTCTTTCCGACAGCGGTAAGAAGTTTTCACTGAAAAATCTTAAAGGACACAAAATAATTCTTTATTTCTACCCAAAGGACAATACTTCCGGTTGTACGAAAGAAGCTTGCGACTTTAGGGATAGTATTAAAACGTTCGAGAATAAGGAAACTGTCATTCTTGGTATCAGTAAAGACAGCATCGAATCCCACAAGAGTTTTAAATCAAAATATAACCTTCCTTTTGCGTTGCTTTCTGATGAGGAAGGGCAAATGGTTAATGCTTACGGTGTGTGGAAAGAAAAGAACATGTATGGAAAGAAGTACATGGGAATCGAACGTACAACTTTTCTTATAGATGAAAAGGGAAAGATAAAGGAAATCTGGAATAAAGTGAAAATACCCGGACACGTACAGGATATAATTAGCAAATTATAG
- a CDS encoding permease-like cell division protein FtsX, whose amino-acid sequence MKLLYLFKEAIRGFSSAKLSTIASVITIMLSIILISIYFLFTINSSRIIKDIKDKVELEIFLEDELSNEELISLRDKIRIIGGVKSINYISKDEAVKIFTEEFGSEMLEIYDYNPLPASFRINLYEEYKTIERLNRIKSQLAEMKFVTDVKFPEGNLELIESKTSGFLFINLIIMIVITISSVFLVSNTIRLIINSRKKIIETFKLLGATRVFVMIPFLFEGFIQGLIGSLLAIGTMYLFLTMFVMKFQASEIKFTFMDTDIILYLILTGIVLGVLGSYFSVLKYLKIQN is encoded by the coding sequence TTGAAATTACTTTACTTATTCAAAGAGGCTATACGTGGATTTTCAAGTGCGAAATTGTCGACTATCGCATCTGTAATTACTATTATGCTCTCGATTATACTTATTTCGATTTATTTTCTGTTTACTATTAACTCAAGCAGAATTATTAAGGACATAAAAGATAAGGTGGAACTTGAAATATTCCTTGAGGATGAACTTAGTAATGAAGAACTAATTTCTCTTCGTGACAAAATTAGAATTATTGGGGGTGTAAAGAGTATTAATTATATCTCCAAAGATGAGGCTGTAAAAATTTTCACAGAGGAGTTCGGCTCAGAAATGCTGGAAATTTATGATTACAATCCCCTTCCTGCCTCTTTCAGAATTAATCTCTATGAAGAGTATAAAACAATTGAAAGGCTAAACAGGATAAAATCTCAACTCGCTGAAATGAAATTCGTAACAGATGTGAAGTTTCCGGAAGGAAATCTTGAGCTGATTGAATCTAAAACCTCAGGCTTTTTATTTATTAACCTGATTATAATGATTGTGATTACAATTTCTTCTGTATTTCTGGTTTCAAACACAATACGACTTATAATTAATTCTCGGAAAAAGATTATTGAAACATTCAAACTTCTGGGAGCGACAAGAGTTTTTGTGATGATTCCGTTTTTATTTGAGGGTTTTATTCAGGGACTTATTGGCAGTCTTCTTGCAATTGGTACTATGTATCTGTTTTTGACAATGTTTGTCATGAAATTTCAGGCATCAGAAATTAAATTCACTTTTATGGATACAGACATTATATTGTATCTGATATTAACAGGAATAGTGCTTGGTGTTTTGGGTAGCTATTTCTCTGTATTAAAATATTTAAAAATTCAAAATTAA